The window AGAGAGGAAGTTGAAGATTTGGATTGTGCTCCTTCTTTAAACCCATCTATCATTCTTGTTTCCTTACATCGAATTGAATGGTGTGTTGGCTTCAGGTTGGCAGTATCAGGAGTCACCACCAACAATCCAATCCATGTTAGAGAAAGCCTTGATTCATATAACAAAGCTCGAAAGAAAAGAGCTGCATCTTGTTGGAGCAGGCAGGACCGATGCTGGTGTTCACGCTTGGGGTCAGGTTCGGCTTATATCCCAAATCTCTCTTTATAAActctttagaatttttttatctGAATCTTTCTTTGGCCAATcttgtttatttcttcttcagGTAGCTCATTTTGTCACTCCTTCTAATTATACTAGTTTGGATAGCTTTCACGCTGCTTTAAACGGTCTTCTCCCTAAAGATATCCGTGTCAGAGAGATGAGTGCAGCGGTTCCTGAGTTCCACGCTCGCTTTTCTGCCTCTAGCAAGATTTACCGCTACCAGATATACAACGACACTTTCATGGACCCGTTCCAGCGTCATTGGGCATTCCACTGTGCTTATAAACTGAATGCTTCTAAAATGCAGGAAGCTGCTAATCTTTTTGTCGGAAAGCATGATTTCTCTGCATTTGCTAATGCTACACGGGAAGATGGAATGCCTGATCCTTTGAAAACTATATCCCGCTTTGATATCATTCAAATGGTAAGATTTCTTTATTCCTGAAACAGTTAGGAAAAGGGTCATATGATATACCCTTTGATGTGTTTTGGTGTTTAGGGATCTCTTCTACAGCTTGAAGTTGAAGGTTCAGGCTTTTTGTACAGACAAGTGAGAAACATGGTTAGTTTCTATGTTCTCTTTAACATGCTTGACACGGCGAAGTAATGTTTTTAGTCTGCTGAGTCCTTCCACATTTTCAGGTAGCTTTGCTGATTCAGATTGGAAAAGAAGCATTGGATTCAGATATTGTCCCAATGATTTTGGAAACCAAAGACAGGACGGAGCTTGCAAAGTATACAACTTTGCCTGCACCGCCTCATGGTCTTTGTCTTGTGTCTATCAAGTATAAGGAAGACCATTTAAACCTTCCACTGGATTGTCCTGTAACTAGTTTTGGTAGACATCACACTATAACAAGATGTAAACTTCCCTTCTATTAAATCATTCTTCTGTTTAAcataagaaacttaaaaaaatcaaacattgtCTATTTACTTCTCTGCAAGACGACTACAATCTTCATAGGATCAAGCTAGACATTTTGAGTGGAAAGTCCTGATACTATGTCTCAAAGAAACGAAGCTCAACCATGAATTCTTTCTGTTTTGGGGAGCACCAAGCAACAGCCTTGGCAGAAGCAAGCACTTGAATAGCATATTCCAAAGCAAATACTGTCTTATCTACAGTCACGGGGTTGGCTCCATTCTTCAGATCAATCTGAATTCCAGACTCCACTCTGAAACTAAACGGTCCAACAATCTGCAACCAAATCCGTAGAATATTATTACGAATCAAGTAGCTGAAACTATGAATTTAAGAATTTCTTTTTGTCTGGTAGACTATTTGGTCAGAGCAGTATATACTTTCTTTTACCTGTTGCTGTAAAGAAACTAATACTTCAGGGCAGATTTTTTGAAATGCTTCTAAACTAGGCTGCCGAGAATTTAAAAGATCTTGTGCGACGCTAGTGGCACCGGTAAGAAACCTCAAACCATGCGGAAAGTCTAATCTAGCATGGAAACGGGTGAGATCAAAGAAGTTATTCTGGAAGCTTCCATATTGAGCTGTGAGTGATGCCCGTCCTAAGGCATCAGCCATGAATCCGGAATTTACAGATGGAATATGAAGAGAGAACCCTCCAACACCCTCAGAATCATTCTCAAATTTTGATCTGATTGAATTTTCTCCAAATGCAGCGGTCATCACAGAGCCTGTGGGATTAATGAAACGTATTATTAACACCAAAtagatcattaaaaaaaacagtgcTTCCTAAGCAGAGGGCTCACTCAAACATAAAACTTTCAATCAGAGGATAACAAATTAGCTATTCAATAGCCGTAAGAAACCAAAAGATCCTACAAATTCACCTTTTGCATCACTGGTTTTTCACATCCAATATTAGAGTTGCAGAACTCAGATGATCAGAGTTTCACAAAAACGTATTAGAGAAATCACAAAACTTCCGGTCTTGACAAGAAAAATACTTGTGAAGTGAGTCGAATAAACTTATCTTACCGATAATCCCAGATACTGCAACATGAGGACTACTGAGGAAGATGTCAAAGGGCTTGCAAGTTTCGAGCTTTGGAGTGGTACCCCTCCAGAGATCCATGTTTGACCTATAGGAGACTGCGGATTTTAGAGACAATCCAGGAAGCAGAGACGGTGGAGGCACTTCCATTGTATCAGAATTAAACTTCTTGGGTGATCCACTGTTATGGTGTAAACATAAATGGTAACTTAGACCAGACTCAGCAGGAAGAGAAGCTAAATCTATAGCCATTGAGAGTGGCACATCCCAATATTCACCATGTTTATCCACAAATAGTCCAGGCCAAAACGCCTCTGCTGTCAGATTGTGAAGGGGGAACTGAAACccacgaaaaaaaaagaaaagtgagtcAAGAACAATAAGTATAGTGGACTTCATAAGCTCAGTGACCCAAACTCCATAATCCAGAACGATAATTCAGCCAAGGTTATCACATTTCCAACTACATTGATTATATCGAAAGAGACAATAGAGCAAAAGTTCGATAGCTCTGTAGGATAAACTGACCTACCAGACTTCTTAAGCTCAGTGACCCAATTTCCATATTCCAACCAAAATTGAGAAAGATCAATAGcatcaacaaataaaaaaagaaggtaagAAAGAAATTGCCTTGTGATTGAAGATAGCCTTAGCCCTAGGAGTCTTCTTAAGATCACCTTTGTATGTATCATAGCTAAGAAGCAAAGTATCATCTGGTGTTAACAACAACTCAGAGCAAAAACCCAATGCATACAAAGATTTGTCCTTCAAATGCTTGCCAATTGCGTTTAAACGAGAAGCTGCTTTAGAGGAAGCCCCTCGACCAAAAGCTTCATTCTTTCTTATCTCCGATACGAATCTCTGAACATCGAATTGGCCCAGAAGAGACACAAACCTTGGAATTTTAAAAAGCAAATCAATCATCGAGCTTTCACAGAAACTATCAGGATAAAGTTAGGATTTTGAAATTGGTTTTTTAAGTATACCAGTTATTGGAGAAAGGAAGAGTGAGGACTCTTTGAAGAGAGAAACCACCACCGCCTCCATCTCCGGTGTTGGAACGGATAGAGGAGAAGGAAGGGATGAGAGGTGCGGCCATGAATCGGTGAAAGAACTCAACTTGCTTGGAGCGAGAGAGATGAGTGCCTCTGGAGAAACCTAGAGGAAGAGGATCGTCCGAAACAGCTCGTGAGGTGGCCTCGAGCGTCACCGGAGTTGACATATCGAGGTCCCAGATATCTCCCTCTGCGACCCATCTTAGTCTGTTCATCGCCGTCGTCTCTGCCGCCGTCGCTCGATTTCTACAACCAGCTGACCTCGAGATGACCAAACACCACAGTCTTACTCTGGATTAGTCCAATAAACACCCTGCCgttttctattttcataaaaaaaatgcataccGTTTTTATTTGTAGCCCAAGTCTATCGCGGAGCATTTACGTGACTGCGACTGTTGATCTGCTAAATTTGTGTGACAAAAAAACGCAAGGCAAACGATTTTGTCACAAACAACGTTGGTCCAAGATGAACAAAACTAGATATATTGAtacaagtaaaataaaatagaacagAAAATTATTAAGGGAGTTTGAAAATTCATCTTAAACTCGATAATAAACaatgaaaaaccaaaacttgaaaataaacCCTAATAAACAACTAGTTCAATTTGTGTATAATCTAAATAATTACCTTTTATTCCATGGGTGTCCTGCACTAAAAAAATGAATGGCCAATCTTCTAAAGCGGATTTGTATCTattctatttctttttcattcAAAGTTTTTTGTTTACTCGGTATAGTGTTTATGGGACTTTGGAAGTTATGTAATTTAAGTAATCTAATTGTGAATCCATCTTTAGGACCCCAATTAAATGTACATAATCCTGCAACTAACATATATTACAAcgtttctaccaaaaaaaaacatatattacagcGTACATAATATtgatttatcatttatcaatttGGAACGATGAAATGTGCTATATGTGATAGATTTTTTCCGTGGCAATTAACTTGCTACAAAAGCTTTAAattcaaagtttgttttttttcacgACAATTACTAGTGCCTATGTAATGATTAAAATAACTGCAGCTAGCGACAAATAATCTCTTGATAAGTTCtgtaatgtttatatattctatatgtgaatataaaaatgttaagaaGTGAAAAgttctttttaatttggttgGTGGGGTGTGTTTCCTGCATGGTTCCTCTAGGATTCCAACTTGTCCCAGCCTTATATATAAAGGGACCTTGAGTTTTGAACCCTAAACCATCAGACTCACCTTCCTTCACATGCTTATATGTATCTTTAGATACATACACGCAAAATAcatccctctctctctatctatctctctctctccctctctctctaaaGGATCATAATGGGAGGTTCGTGGCgtttcttctttagcttcttcGGCAGCTTCAAGGCGTGGTGGCGACGCAGACAGAGATCAAACCAGGCAGGAACGGATGACGAGATGTGTGGTGAAGATAGTGAAGCCAACTTCTATAATTGGTACCTCGTGGAACCAGCTATTAATCGGAGATCCACTGATTTTATCAAAAGGTTCCACGAGACTCGCGACTGATTCTTCTATCACCTTTTCAGCCTTCACCAGCTCCGCAACGTTAATTTGTAGTttgaaagaaaatttgtttctttcttttgttctttctgtttttgtctAGCTAGTGTATATGTTTTCTATGtgattttaataaacataatcaTCATTTGGTTAAGTCTGTCCAGTTTGCTTATGTGTGTTTTATCTATATACAATACGTTATATCATTGCATACAATTCATATTTACCCTTTCACTATGTTTGGTGGAACTAAAGTATCCAACCGGTTGGTCGTCGTCTTAAGATAACTTTCAATGCGTAATTAGCCACTTTACCCGTGTCTAAGTGATTTTACCGCGCGCACCTATCACAACTGcactaaaacaaatataaccgGACGTCTTAGAATGAATTGAATGAATATGATGACTATATAATTAGTCTCCtcaaactaaaaagaaaagtggCTAATTCACATAGAGTTTACATAAAGCTGTTAATGAGAAGATTGATTGTAATGCATGTACAAGTATCGGTGAGAGAAATTAGTATGTATCCGATTGATCAACAGTCAACACTAGTCTTATACTCCTTCTGTCttataaagattgatgtttataagcttttatttaagaaaacaatgattacttagtttaaatatttttacgagatgttttttaataaatccaATATAATCTGTTAGAGAATAGATCTACGAgatgttttttaataaatcaaatataatctGATAATTAAGATACTCCCTTTTGTTAACAAAATTCACTATTTACATTTATTACTAtgatttttggataatttgtgACTTCACTAGACAAAGTTGAAGAGGTATAAGTTGGCCAAATAATCAGCCGTTCTTATTATAAGACGATATGCACCATATAATCGAAACCAAAACTCACTTCTTTATACAAAACTtttggaaaaggaaaaggaatatatggtagaaagaagaaacttttgTAGCTAGGCACGAATCGATACAAAAGCAACGAAAGAATCAGTCAGAGCTCGATATGCTTAtaatcgagaagaagaaagaagatatatatttgtgtttac is drawn from Camelina sativa cultivar DH55 chromosome 1, Cs, whole genome shotgun sequence and contains these coding sequences:
- the LOC104729323 gene encoding uncharacterized protein LOC104729323, with the protein product MSCATPALPPSLFTNGSLSSPQNVSMTSLNNLVKVSDSGGFKWRLVIAYDGTKFAGWQYQESPPTIQSMLEKALIHITKLERKELHLVGAGRTDAGVHAWGQVAHFVTPSNYTSLDSFHAALNGLLPKDIRVREMSAAVPEFHARFSASSKIYRYQIYNDTFMDPFQRHWAFHCAYKLNASKMQEAANLFVGKHDFSAFANATREDGMPDPLKTISRFDIIQMGSLLQLEVEGSGFLYRQVRNMVALLIQIGKEALDSDIVPMILETKDRTELAKYTTLPAPPHGLCLVSIKYKEDHLNLPLDCPVTSFGRHHTITRCKLPFY
- the LOC104729230 gene encoding protein TRIGALACTOSYLDIACYLGLYCEROL 4, chloroplastic → MNRLRWVAEGDIWDLDMSTPVTLEATSRAVSDDPLPLGFSRGTHLSRSKQVEFFHRFMAAPLIPSFSSIRSNTGDGGGGGFSLQRVLTLPFSNNWFVSLLGQFDVQRFVSEIRKNEAFGRGASSKAASRLNAIGKHLKDKSLYALGFCSELLLTPDDTLLLSYDTYKGDLKKTPRAKAIFNHKFPLHNLTAEAFWPGLFVDKHGEYWDVPLSMAIDLASLPAESGLSYHLCLHHNSGSPKKFNSDTMEVPPPSLLPGLSLKSAVSYRSNMDLWRGTTPKLETCKPFDIFLSSPHVAVSGIIGSVMTAAFGENSIRSKFENDSEGVGGFSLHIPSVNSGFMADALGRASLTAQYGSFQNNFFDLTRFHARLDFPHGLRFLTGATSVAQDLLNSRQPSLEAFQKICPEVLVSLQQQIVGPFSFRVESGIQIDLKNGANPVTVDKTVFALEYAIQVLASAKAVAWCSPKQKEFMVELRFFET